In Candidatus Nitronauta litoralis, one DNA window encodes the following:
- the nagZ gene encoding beta-N-acetylhexosaminidase, with protein MKPLETLSQRAGQMIIAGIEGTTLTKETEQLIRDCQVGGIILFSRNYENPEQLFQLVRDLQKLANEVSPDWPLFISVDQEGGKVIRLSEPFTQFPEAGCLGIADSHELAYQFGMALGKELSAIGINMNYAPVLDVNTNPDNPIIGMRALSDDPLRVGVLGLALLNGMQDHGVLAVGKHFPGHGNTKQDSHLELPTVDRDKATLEQVELAPFSHSIQNGLKAIMTAHVVYPAWDKKLPATFSEKILKQVLRKQLQFDGLLISDDLEMKAIEDQYEFDKLAGMGVWAGLDIFMVCNNPDRVRILHESIMAGIRSRAINPDSVHMTIDRIERIKAALPPFPKKAPSFDDWSEEHTRLAEKMAGFLSS; from the coding sequence TTGAAACCTCTCGAGACTTTAAGCCAGCGTGCCGGTCAGATGATTATTGCCGGTATCGAAGGCACGACACTGACCAAGGAAACGGAACAGTTGATTCGTGATTGCCAGGTAGGCGGAATCATTCTGTTCTCGCGAAACTATGAAAATCCGGAGCAGTTGTTTCAACTGGTGCGGGATCTGCAAAAGCTTGCAAACGAAGTGTCACCGGACTGGCCTCTGTTTATTTCGGTTGATCAGGAAGGTGGCAAGGTAATCCGGCTGTCGGAACCGTTCACCCAGTTCCCGGAAGCAGGCTGCCTGGGTATCGCCGATTCGCATGAGCTGGCTTATCAATTTGGGATGGCGCTTGGCAAGGAGTTGTCGGCCATCGGAATCAATATGAATTATGCACCGGTGTTGGATGTGAACACCAACCCGGACAACCCGATCATTGGAATGCGGGCGCTTTCGGATGATCCTTTACGAGTTGGAGTGCTGGGCCTTGCCCTGCTCAATGGGATGCAGGACCACGGAGTATTGGCCGTCGGCAAGCATTTCCCCGGACATGGCAATACCAAACAGGACTCGCACCTGGAACTGCCCACGGTGGATCGCGACAAAGCGACTCTGGAGCAGGTGGAGCTGGCACCTTTTTCTCACAGCATACAAAATGGTCTGAAGGCCATCATGACCGCGCACGTGGTCTACCCGGCCTGGGACAAGAAGCTGCCCGCAACATTTTCCGAGAAAATCCTGAAACAGGTGTTGCGCAAGCAATTACAGTTTGATGGCCTATTGATTTCTGACGACCTGGAGATGAAGGCGATTGAGGATCAGTATGAATTCGACAAGCTGGCTGGCATGGGAGTCTGGGCCGGGCTCGATATCTTCATGGTCTGCAATAACCCGGACAGGGTCCGTATTCTGCATGAAAGCATCATGGCCGGGATCCGAAGCCGGGCGATTAATCCGGATTCGGTGCATATGACCATCGACCGAATTGAAAGAATAAAAGCGGCTTTGCCTCCCTTTCCCAAAAAGGCCCCCTCCTTTGATGACTGGTCAGAAGAACACACCCGCCTCGCAGAAAAAATGGCAGGGTTTCTTTCTTCTTGA
- a CDS encoding YdbL family protein, with the protein MMTLRSLFKTSPFTRVMLACLCWATLGACAGKLADVNVTVVDQKTALENQVLGSYEELGEDVMLLASVRSVDESGKLKTVREVPPGKMKAVRAKQRQEFNQDDVQQFKADGAAGEGNNGYLVFLETVKTKTDAAYKKFVQSIVTEENEDRRAIYERIVATNAAFNEGDLPKVEKISASLNRDSAKPGEKIQLDNGTWSTKK; encoded by the coding sequence ATGATGACTCTTCGCTCTCTGTTCAAAACATCCCCTTTTACCCGTGTAATGCTCGCGTGCCTGTGTTGGGCCACACTCGGTGCCTGCGCCGGTAAACTTGCCGACGTGAATGTCACCGTGGTCGATCAGAAAACCGCTCTGGAAAACCAGGTCCTTGGCAGTTACGAGGAACTGGGAGAGGATGTCATGTTGCTCGCGTCTGTGCGCTCGGTTGATGAAAGCGGCAAACTCAAAACCGTTCGGGAAGTTCCGCCGGGTAAGATGAAAGCCGTGCGCGCAAAACAACGGCAGGAATTTAACCAAGACGACGTGCAACAGTTCAAAGCAGACGGGGCGGCAGGCGAAGGCAATAACGGTTATCTCGTGTTTCTCGAAACAGTCAAAACCAAAACCGATGCCGCGTATAAAAAGTTTGTGCAGTCCATTGTGACTGAAGAAAACGAGGACCGACGCGCAATTTACGAACGCATCGTCGCTACCAACGCAGCCTTTAACGAAGGCGACCTTCCGAAAGTGGAAAAAATCTCCGCCAGCCTGAACCGCGACAGCGCCAAACCGGGAGAAAAAATCCAACTCGACAACGGCACCTGGTCCACCAAAAAATAG
- a CDS encoding DUF2157 domain-containing protein, which produces MARIDKKIEEWVRADLINSDVADSILSYEDRQPASSWILSTFLILGAVTVGIGIISLIAANWDDIPDSVKLAADLILLSALAYGVFKTHVEDKPLYFEMYLVAFQISCLASIGLISQIYNTGGKAWQALLLWSVITAGVAVASKKSFVPFIWATGFFAGVINGAFEIDWLKSFYKGQEQALIMTIPLLATLMTALLKKVFGESGQTHALRVWSFLALIFTLVTIEVINSSDFYNNDNPGISLVAFAPGYILAILVGIAFVRDEQFNRLQIWVSLFALFGFVIQFHLSFLYIKSDYISAIFTLLILSLIAILMASRRHRKIFQVLVVFIGLRFLVLYFQALGGLATTGIGLIVSGVLIICMVTWWNKKRQAIANWAEGLLT; this is translated from the coding sequence ATGGCTCGCATTGATAAAAAGATCGAGGAATGGGTCCGCGCCGACCTGATAAACAGTGACGTCGCGGACTCTATTCTCTCTTACGAAGACCGCCAACCCGCGAGTTCCTGGATCCTCTCCACTTTTCTGATACTGGGTGCGGTGACGGTCGGTATCGGCATCATCTCCCTCATCGCTGCAAACTGGGATGACATCCCGGACTCTGTGAAGCTGGCGGCAGACCTGATTCTGCTGTCTGCCCTGGCTTATGGTGTTTTCAAAACGCATGTTGAAGACAAGCCGCTTTATTTTGAAATGTACCTGGTGGCTTTCCAGATTTCCTGCCTCGCATCCATTGGATTGATCTCGCAGATATACAACACCGGGGGCAAAGCCTGGCAGGCCCTGCTGCTATGGTCGGTGATCACGGCTGGCGTGGCCGTGGCCTCAAAAAAATCATTTGTGCCTTTTATCTGGGCCACCGGATTTTTTGCTGGGGTCATCAATGGAGCTTTCGAAATCGATTGGTTAAAGAGTTTTTATAAAGGCCAGGAGCAAGCACTGATAATGACTATCCCGCTTTTGGCCACATTGATGACGGCTCTATTAAAAAAGGTTTTCGGTGAGAGCGGTCAAACCCATGCTCTCAGAGTCTGGAGTTTTCTCGCGTTGATTTTCACACTGGTCACGATTGAGGTTATTAATTCATCAGACTTTTACAATAATGACAATCCGGGAATAAGTCTGGTGGCTTTTGCTCCTGGTTATATATTGGCGATCCTGGTTGGAATCGCTTTTGTCAGGGATGAACAATTCAACCGTCTCCAAATTTGGGTTTCATTGTTTGCACTTTTCGGATTCGTAATTCAATTTCATTTAAGTTTTTTATACATTAAGTCAGATTATATTTCGGCAATATTTACTCTATTGATACTCTCACTGATTGCAATTCTCATGGCCAGCCGAAGGCACAGAAAAATATTTCAGGTGCTGGTGGTGTTCATTGGTCTGCGCTTTCTCGTCCTTTATTTTCAGGCACTCGGAGGACTGGCAACTACGGGGATCGGTTTGATCGTTTCAGGTGTGTTGATCATTTGCATGGTCACCTGGTGGAATAAAAAACGCCAGGCCATCGCCAACTGGGCGGAGGGATTGTTGACATGA
- a CDS encoding AAA family ATPase yields the protein MKVQQSDFYQVLGVPKNASQQQVEWAFKKKRAMLDKPALNKKSTPSLTSLQEQIEQVKEAFDTLSDPKKRMAYNAWLETEQAGTEEQPVEAPLVELPKNPRKQKSKKPASVYLDFYGFTEKPFDLTPDPKYLYLSAKHKEVLAHLVFGLQENNGFLKIIGEVGTGKTTIIRSFLRELREGFNFAYVFHPCVTSLELLQSINEELGLPSDSESKRTLIRHLRKFLVEERALGHRVVVIIDEAQNLDPGVLEELRLLSNLETETEKLIQIVLIGQPELEALLARTELRQLKQRITIQWELLPLNLEETRGYIQHRLNVAGGKGKIRFEKAAVDMLYRYTQGIPRMINVMADRALLLAYTQNSKRITTKIIRSAAHDIGGLQKESHLKTAAWKVFLPGLLLAGMLYVGMDQWVDFGSPEKNNGIVDFKRLIQEDPMDLTDPGELVPAAPATSAEAPPAETRMFTNSKNEASAPVETTAYKPISRNGVLQIGETGQLVTYLSSLNLAESKAEAARWVLDRWGVLPENMRRLRAESFESIQLDYGLSHYELNASFKKLRTFNQPVLLELTLPNSKGTKYVALLSLKGKQAVLGSSDKISIPFSLVEPLWNHRAHLVWRDFEELPEMGKGFKGREAVWLQKNLRLLGFFKGREAPIYGPKTVRAVQSFQRRYGIADHGRFDTETRILLYNLLTIYETPHLEGA from the coding sequence ATGAAGGTCCAACAATCCGATTTCTACCAGGTGCTGGGCGTCCCCAAAAACGCCTCGCAGCAACAGGTCGAATGGGCGTTTAAAAAGAAACGCGCCATGCTCGACAAACCTGCCCTCAACAAAAAATCCACGCCCAGTCTCACTTCGCTCCAGGAACAGATCGAGCAGGTGAAGGAAGCGTTCGACACCTTGTCTGACCCCAAAAAACGCATGGCGTATAACGCGTGGCTGGAAACCGAACAGGCGGGCACGGAGGAACAACCGGTCGAAGCTCCTCTGGTCGAGTTGCCGAAAAACCCGCGCAAACAAAAAAGCAAAAAACCGGCCAGCGTGTACCTCGATTTCTACGGCTTCACGGAAAAGCCGTTCGACCTCACGCCTGACCCCAAATACCTTTACCTGAGCGCGAAGCATAAAGAGGTGCTGGCGCATCTTGTGTTCGGCCTGCAGGAAAACAACGGTTTCCTTAAAATCATCGGCGAAGTCGGAACCGGTAAAACGACCATCATCCGCAGTTTCCTGCGTGAATTGCGCGAAGGCTTCAATTTCGCCTACGTGTTCCACCCATGCGTCACGTCACTCGAACTACTTCAGTCCATCAACGAAGAATTGGGACTGCCCTCGGATTCGGAAAGTAAACGGACGCTCATCCGCCATCTCAGAAAATTTCTGGTGGAGGAGCGCGCACTCGGACATCGTGTCGTCGTCATCATCGACGAAGCCCAGAACCTGGACCCGGGCGTACTCGAAGAGTTGCGTCTGCTCTCCAACCTGGAAACCGAAACGGAAAAGCTGATCCAGATCGTGCTGATCGGTCAGCCGGAACTCGAAGCCCTGCTGGCACGAACGGAATTACGTCAGCTCAAGCAGCGCATCACCATTCAGTGGGAACTGTTGCCACTCAACCTGGAAGAAACGCGCGGTTATATTCAACATCGTTTGAACGTTGCCGGTGGAAAGGGAAAAATCCGATTTGAAAAGGCCGCGGTCGACATGCTGTACCGTTACACCCAGGGCATCCCGCGCATGATCAACGTAATGGCAGATCGGGCTCTGTTACTGGCCTACACACAAAATTCAAAACGCATCACCACCAAAATCATCCGATCCGCCGCGCACGATATCGGCGGACTGCAAAAAGAATCCCATCTGAAAACGGCGGCGTGGAAGGTTTTTCTACCCGGGTTGCTGCTGGCGGGTATGTTGTATGTCGGTATGGACCAGTGGGTAGACTTTGGATCGCCCGAGAAAAACAATGGCATCGTCGATTTCAAACGCCTCATCCAGGAAGATCCGATGGACCTGACGGATCCCGGTGAACTGGTTCCGGCTGCTCCTGCAACTTCGGCAGAAGCACCACCGGCTGAAACAAGGATGTTCACCAATTCCAAAAATGAAGCTTCGGCTCCGGTCGAGACCACAGCTTATAAACCGATTTCGCGCAACGGTGTTTTGCAGATTGGCGAAACCGGTCAACTGGTCACCTACCTTTCAAGTTTGAACCTGGCTGAAAGCAAGGCCGAAGCGGCGCGCTGGGTTCTGGATCGATGGGGTGTATTGCCGGAAAATATGCGCCGGTTACGTGCAGAAAGCTTTGAGAGCATTCAACTCGATTACGGCCTGTCACATTATGAGCTCAACGCGAGCTTTAAAAAGCTGCGTACCTTCAATCAACCGGTATTGCTGGAGCTGACGCTACCCAATTCCAAAGGCACCAAGTACGTGGCACTGTTGTCGCTGAAAGGCAAGCAGGCGGTTCTGGGTTCGTCGGATAAAATTTCGATTCCGTTTTCCCTGGTGGAGCCTCTATGGAATCACCGCGCCCATCTTGTGTGGAGAGACTTTGAAGAACTTCCGGAAATGGGCAAAGGATTCAAGGGACGCGAGGCAGTCTGGCTCCAGAAAAACCTGCGCCTGCTCGGTTTTTTCAAGGGACGGGAAGCGCCGATTTATGGTCCTAAAACCGTTCGTGCTGTGCAGAGTTTCCAGAGACGATATGGCATCGCAGATCACGGCAGGTTTGACACTGAAACCCGGATCCTGCTTTACAACCTGCTCACCATTTACGAGACGCCGCATCTTGAGGGCGCATGA
- a CDS encoding GDYXXLXY domain-containing protein, giving the protein MIESNRKLIAVLVFPIIALMLLTGNKSYLLNTGREVILPITGYDPRDLLSGHYLTYRVEYGVDDICKGMMGKVAMEAYVCLSPKQFSLSPVNNCEQMIRGVCMNSSRFEAGIERYYIPEEQASELDKLVRGGKASIVVSVQPSGTAQIKDLLIDGKSWRAE; this is encoded by the coding sequence ATGATCGAATCGAATCGCAAATTGATCGCAGTTCTGGTATTTCCCATCATCGCCCTGATGTTGTTGACGGGAAACAAAAGTTATCTGCTGAACACTGGGCGGGAAGTGATCCTGCCGATCACAGGCTATGACCCGCGCGATCTGTTGTCAGGTCACTACCTTACATACCGTGTGGAATATGGAGTCGATGATATTTGTAAAGGTATGATGGGAAAGGTGGCGATGGAAGCGTATGTCTGTTTGAGCCCCAAACAATTCTCCCTTTCGCCTGTAAATAATTGTGAGCAGATGATCCGGGGGGTATGCATGAACTCGAGCCGTTTCGAAGCAGGAATCGAACGCTATTACATTCCGGAAGAACAGGCCAGTGAACTCGATAAGTTGGTCAGGGGAGGAAAAGCCAGTATCGTGGTATCTGTGCAACCCTCAGGTACGGCCCAGATAAAAGACTTGTTGATCGACGGAAAATCCTGGCGAGCTGAATAG
- a CDS encoding beta-ketoacyl-[acyl-carrier-protein] synthase family protein: protein MERRVAITGLGAVSPNGVGKKQFWENTINGVSGIGRITAFDPAGLDCQIAGEVSDFDPETWFPKTELKKMPRAVPLCVAASQEAFDDAGIDFGTFSEEDFESLGVIVGTGGAGFDFSEKQFALYYSDQKKKVSPYAISNSLVGMLSSELSMKFGLQGRSHVISNGCTSSTDAMGYALNAIRSGQETWVLTGGVEACVTPAMMTGFERMRANPVHFNESPERGSRPFNRDREGFVLAEGSWMMVMEDLEHARERDAHIYAEVIGYGSTCDAYHRVAIMPDGKQSTRALRLAMKDAKVNEDDIDYINFHGTSTVMNDRIETMAVKGALNGHAMNVPVSSTKSMVGHPQGASGALGTAVCLLSLQDSVLTPTINMETPDPDCDMDYIANTSRDKSIDIAISNCISFGSKNSALVFRRFS from the coding sequence ATGGAACGAAGAGTAGCCATTACCGGCCTGGGGGCAGTCAGCCCGAACGGGGTCGGTAAAAAACAATTCTGGGAAAATACGATCAATGGTGTCAGCGGGATCGGTCGGATTACGGCATTTGATCCAGCCGGCCTCGACTGCCAGATCGCCGGCGAAGTTTCGGATTTCGATCCGGAAACCTGGTTTCCGAAAACCGAGCTCAAGAAAATGCCGCGGGCCGTCCCACTCTGTGTTGCCGCTTCACAGGAAGCCTTCGACGATGCAGGCATCGATTTCGGTACCTTCTCTGAAGAAGACTTCGAAAGCCTCGGCGTGATCGTAGGCACCGGTGGCGCGGGTTTTGATTTCTCCGAAAAACAGTTCGCCCTCTACTATTCCGATCAGAAGAAAAAAGTCAGCCCTTACGCTATTTCCAATTCCCTTGTGGGCATGTTATCAAGTGAACTCTCGATGAAGTTCGGCCTGCAGGGACGTAGTCATGTGATCTCCAACGGCTGCACCAGTTCAACCGATGCCATGGGCTATGCATTGAACGCCATCCGGTCCGGACAGGAAACCTGGGTGCTCACCGGCGGCGTGGAAGCCTGCGTGACACCGGCGATGATGACCGGCTTCGAGCGTATGCGCGCCAATCCCGTACACTTTAATGAAAGTCCGGAACGCGGATCGCGTCCCTTCAACCGCGACCGCGAGGGATTCGTCCTTGCCGAAGGCAGCTGGATGATGGTGATGGAAGATCTCGAACACGCCCGGGAACGCGACGCACACATTTACGCCGAGGTCATCGGATACGGTTCCACCTGCGATGCCTACCATCGCGTGGCCATCATGCCGGATGGCAAACAATCCACTCGCGCACTGCGTCTGGCAATGAAAGATGCAAAGGTTAACGAAGATGATATCGACTACATCAACTTTCATGGCACATCCACCGTGATGAACGACCGCATTGAAACGATGGCCGTCAAAGGCGCGCTCAATGGTCATGCCATGAACGTTCCGGTCAGTTCCACCAAGTCCATGGTGGGGCACCCGCAAGGGGCCTCGGGCGCACTCGGCACCGCCGTCTGTTTATTGAGCCTGCAGGATAGCGTGCTTACCCCCACCATCAACATGGAAACTCCCGATCCGGATTGCGACATGGATTACATCGCCAACACAAGCCGCGATAAATCAATCGATATCGCCATCAGCAACTGCATCTCGTTCGGTTCGAAAAATTCCGCACTGGTTTTCCGACGTTTTTCCTGA
- a CDS encoding pentapeptide repeat-containing protein, giving the protein MILVVFSQGLFGCLKSAGKTSVVSKMKRYQHVILKPVRLKNLALDFVFGFCLAPPSEPVLSLPKGRGPGGLLPGCKIRKTVKNLIGLPIGGDMIDPMATTTFEKFLPTMQENSKTVRNTYISFLTLTTFIWISIESVTHRMLLIPDENLTLPLIQVKIPIVGFFWAAPFLLVLFQLYFQVHVFRFARDLAKVRDDAKKQMESAGNDDGDGAKAKKKAAVIDSITDIPSDWKSQLQGNLFTWNFIDQKSRYEFHVVLSSFIVALSFYWYGVLVLLRVQWVFLPHHHSALTTTHFSIVLFSLAISFYFRRKVERLKENSGNKVWKKKFWWLYYFPGYFLAVLGFYFTLVMSWSVLEIPFTEKENERRFGMFTWPAETWLVCFSEGVDETDKKLESNNNANNREGNPQDGQADQETSKKIRKDDPCWYSWRLPLHIFDSVDENEKEENQWLHFKISEVVVRNLNLEEAKLAIGPSEAVKAALIVKEDEALSEEEREQKLLAKYDSLNLKGRHLEFAKFRSADLRKVDLRKANLQGADFYTAKLQDADFREANMEGANLALTKLEGANLMKANLSSANMSASILKGANLRSLQATGLKMAGAHLHGANLQGANLMGGEFNSAQFQGAILSSTKLQGANLQWSNLQGTNLSFVNLQGADLTKANLEAANLEGASIQGAILGETKIYGAIFLLSSAKNYWKFDEKDIEKWALGMGPRVKLKFKETMLKRKGIKTVLPELDGVNGEPIIAHEVEEWKNEGVKTLLEINKALFFNMRQLSKNKRGVMEELMQLIKPNNEKKRQFQPIFQNLYFEQQKTWNKLLCDYPFLRKQKLEGTNMPTLGFISIFPHAPYFSKEEVQAAIKKCEKAKP; this is encoded by the coding sequence ATGATTTTGGTCGTTTTTAGCCAGGGTCTGTTTGGGTGTTTGAAGTCGGCAGGAAAAACGAGTGTTGTTTCTAAAATGAAAAGATACCAGCATGTCATTCTGAAGCCCGTCAGGCTGAAGAATCTCGCCTTGGATTTTGTATTTGGGTTTTGTCTTGCTCCCCCTTCTGAGCCTGTCCTGAGCTTGCCGAAGGGAAGGGGGCCGGGGGGATTATTACCTGGATGTAAAATAAGGAAAACGGTCAAAAACCTTATCGGCTTGCCAATAGGAGGTGATATGATCGACCCCATGGCGACCACAACCTTCGAGAAATTCCTACCGACCATGCAGGAAAACTCGAAGACCGTCCGCAACACCTATATCTCTTTTTTGACACTGACAACATTTATCTGGATTTCGATAGAGAGTGTTACCCACCGGATGCTATTGATCCCGGACGAAAATCTCACGCTTCCATTGATTCAGGTCAAGATCCCGATAGTCGGTTTCTTCTGGGCGGCTCCATTTTTACTGGTCCTGTTCCAGCTCTATTTCCAGGTGCACGTGTTTCGCTTTGCGAGGGATCTTGCAAAAGTAAGAGATGATGCGAAAAAACAAATGGAATCTGCAGGAAATGATGATGGAGATGGTGCGAAAGCAAAGAAAAAAGCGGCAGTAATTGATTCAATCACAGATATTCCATCCGATTGGAAATCACAGCTCCAGGGCAACCTGTTCACTTGGAACTTTATTGATCAAAAATCGCGCTATGAGTTCCATGTCGTTCTGTCCAGTTTCATTGTTGCGCTTTCGTTTTACTGGTATGGCGTTCTGGTTTTGTTGCGGGTGCAATGGGTATTCCTACCACACCACCACAGCGCTTTGACCACCACCCATTTTTCAATCGTCCTTTTCAGTTTGGCAATCAGTTTTTATTTTAGGAGAAAGGTAGAAAGGCTTAAAGAAAACAGTGGAAACAAAGTTTGGAAAAAGAAATTTTGGTGGTTGTATTATTTTCCCGGGTATTTCCTGGCAGTTTTGGGTTTCTATTTTACTTTGGTGATGAGTTGGAGTGTTCTGGAGATTCCCTTCACCGAGAAAGAAAACGAACGACGTTTTGGAATGTTTACTTGGCCGGCTGAAACCTGGCTGGTTTGTTTTTCGGAAGGCGTGGATGAGACTGATAAGAAACTGGAGAGCAATAACAACGCCAACAATCGGGAGGGAAACCCACAAGACGGGCAAGCAGATCAAGAGACTTCGAAAAAAATAAGAAAGGATGACCCCTGCTGGTATTCCTGGCGGTTGCCACTACATATTTTTGATTCGGTAGATGAAAACGAAAAAGAAGAAAATCAGTGGCTTCATTTTAAAATCAGCGAAGTGGTAGTGCGCAACCTGAATCTGGAAGAAGCCAAACTGGCCATTGGCCCGAGCGAAGCCGTGAAGGCCGCGTTGATAGTAAAAGAGGATGAAGCTCTATCCGAGGAAGAGAGAGAACAAAAACTGCTCGCAAAGTATGACAGTTTAAATTTAAAAGGTCGACATCTTGAGTTTGCAAAATTTAGAAGCGCCGATTTGCGAAAGGTCGACTTAAGAAAAGCTAATCTCCAAGGCGCAGACTTTTACACTGCAAAACTCCAAGATGCGGATTTTAGAGAAGCAAATATGGAAGGAGCAAATTTAGCTCTAACAAAACTAGAAGGCGCCAATTTAATGAAAGCCAATCTTTCAAGTGCGAATATGAGTGCTTCGATTTTAAAAGGCGCCAACTTGCGAAGTTTGCAGGCTACAGGATTAAAAATGGCTGGCGCTCACCTTCATGGAGCAAATTTGCAGGGTGCAAATTTAATGGGAGGGGAATTTAATTCGGCTCAATTTCAGGGTGCGATTTTGTCCTCAACTAAACTGCAAGGCGCCAATCTGCAATGGTCAAATCTACAAGGGACAAATTTATCCTTTGTAAATCTTCAAGGAGCAGACTTGACAAAGGCAAATCTTGAAGCTGCGAATTTAGAGGGAGCTAGTATTCAAGGGGCCATTTTGGGTGAAACTAAGATCTATGGAGCAATTTTCTTGCTAAGTTCGGCGAAAAATTATTGGAAATTTGATGAAAAGGATATTGAAAAATGGGCTTTGGGAATGGGACCTAGGGTAAAATTAAAATTTAAAGAAACAATGCTAAAAAGAAAGGGAATTAAAACCGTTCTTCCTGAGTTGGATGGAGTTAATGGTGAGCCTATTATTGCTCATGAAGTTGAGGAATGGAAAAATGAAGGAGTGAAAACTTTGTTGGAAATAAACAAGGCATTATTTTTTAATATGCGGCAACTCAGCAAAAACAAGAGAGGAGTCATGGAGGAATTAATGCAGTTGATAAAACCAAATAACGAAAAAAAGAGGCAATTTCAACCAATTTTTCAAAATTTATATTTTGAGCAACAAAAAACGTGGAACAAACTATTATGCGATTATCCGTTTTTAAGAAAACAGAAGTTGGAAGGAACTAATATGCCCACGCTTGGTTTTATTAGTATTTTTCCTCACGCCCCTTATTTTTCAAAAGAAGAAGTTCAGGCGGCGATTAAAAAGTGTGAAAAGGCAAAACCATAA